A genomic segment from Glycine soja cultivar W05 chromosome 18, ASM419377v2, whole genome shotgun sequence encodes:
- the LOC114397190 gene encoding uncharacterized protein LOC114397190, producing the protein MTSSSMCVRSSSGWCFFLCSIPASSFSWHSCFFFVRCCFFFLLRGSCSFVGSSFAFSFERRPAAFASRQRQQARVVEDSSMAAKNLNEEQQQPPVEEVVTDVKGFPGGPRDTSVSRDFENHIALRVWNGGERPELKLSSHGRKMTKFGRHAPEIEGLVAASGLSPLIAWAFHSFEQIHVDNVVNVLVELLEFSTAKAKAETIQCHDSYVRLLWLQDVYQMKTECWIYEHFSSVGSVLAAKDYDERRPRACRWTSGKALPTSTYRRRLGRLTPDIVC; encoded by the exons ATGACATCATCCTCTATGTGTGTGCGTTCTTCTTCGGGTTGGTGCTTCTTCCTCTGCAGCATTCctgcttcttctttctcttggcATTCCTGCTTCTTCTTTGTTcgttgctgcttcttcttcctccttcgTGGGTCCTGCTCCTTTGTTGGTTCTTCATTTGCGTTCTCCTTCGAG CGAAGGCCTGCCGCATTTGCTAGTAGGCAGCGACAACAGGCACGTGTTGTTGAGGATTCTTCTATGGCCGCGAAGAATTTAAACGAAGAGCAGCAACAACCACCTGTTGAAGAAGTTGTTACTGATGTTAAGGGTTTTCCAGGCGGACCCCGTGACACTTCAGTTTCGAGAGATTTTGAAAATCACATTGCTCTGAGAGTTTGGAATGGAGGG gaacgTCCTGAGCTGAAGCTATCTTCCCATGGACGGAAGATGACTAAGTTCGGGAGGCATGCTCCAGAGATTGAAGGCCTTGTGGCTGCCAGCGGACTAAGTCCTTTGATCGCAT GGGCGTTCCACAGCTTCGAGCAAATTCATGTCGACAACGTTGTCAATGTGTTGGTGGAATTACTCGAGTTCAGCACTGCAAAGGCAAAAGCTGAGACGATTCAATGTCATGACTCTTATGTTCGACTATTGTGGCTGCAAGATGTGTATCAGATGAAAACTGAG tgTTGGATCTACGAGCATTTCTCGTCTGTTGGTTCCGTCCTAGCTGCCAAGGATTATGATGAGAGGAGACCACGTGCATGCCGATGGACCTCTGGCAAGGCACTGCCCACGTCGACTTATCGCAGGCGTCTAGGCAGACTGACCCCTGACATTGTGTGTTGA